Proteins encoded together in one Chrysemys picta bellii isolate R12L10 chromosome 22, ASM1138683v2, whole genome shotgun sequence window:
- the TRAPPC5 gene encoding trafficking protein particle complex subunit 5: MDSRFTRGKSAILERSLTRPKTEVSLSAFSLLFSEIVQYCQNRVYSVSELQNKLSELGQQVGARILDVLVMREKNGKRETKVINILLFIKVTVWKALFGKEADKLEQANDDDKTYYIIEKEPLINTYISVPKENSTLNCASFTAGIVEAILTYSGFPAKVTAHWHKGTTLMIKFDESVIARDKALDGR; this comes from the coding sequence ATGGATTCACGCTTCACTCGTGGGAAATCTGCCATCCTGGAGCGGTCTCTGACCCGGCCAAAGACGGAGGTCAGCCTGAGCGCGTTCTCTCTGCTCTTCTCCGAGATAGTCCAGTACTGTCAGAACCGGGTTTACTCCGTCTCAGAGCTGCAGAACAagctctctgagctgggccagcaggTGGGAGCTCGCATCCTGGATGTGCTGGTCATGCGGGAGAAAAACGGCAAGCGGGAGACCAAGGTCATCAACATTCTCCTCTTCATCAAGGTGACGGTGTGGAAGGCCTTGTTCGGAAAGGAGGCAGACAAGCTGGAGCAGGCCAACGACGATGACAAGACCTACTACATCATCGAGAAAGAGCCGCTTATCAACACGTACATCTCAGTGCCCAAGGAGAACAGCACGCTCAACTGTGCCTCCTTCACAGCTGGCATCGTGGAAGCCATCCTCACCTACAGCGGCTTCCCCGCCAAGGTGACAGCCCACTGGCACAAGGGCACCACCCTCATGATCAAATTCGATGAGTCCGTCATCGCGCGAGACAAAGCCCTGGACGGCCGCTGA
- the LOC135977146 gene encoding uncharacterized protein LOC135977146: MQSSPAVMAMQSGNRKRAPAWTDREVLDLIAVWGDESVLSELRSKRRNAKIYEKISKDMAERGYSRDATQCRVKIKELRQGYQKTKEANGCSGSHPQTSRFYEALHSILGAAATTTPPVTVDSEDGILSTAGSSDMLGDGEDEEGDEEGEAVGRSHNADFPDSQDLFITLTEIPYEASPAITPDTESGEGSATPSATVSQPSLESHSQRLARIRRRKKRTREDMFSELMASSQAQAAQQTQWRENLTRMHQANMDREERWRQEDQQATQTLLGLLREQTDTLRRLVDVLQERRQEDRAPLQSISNRPPPPPSPIPTSPKVQRRRGGRVPANSHSTPAESSSSRRLSFPKI; this comes from the exons atgcagagctctccagcagtgatggccatgcagtctgggaatagaaagagagccccagcatggactgatcgtgaagtcttggatctcatcgctgtgtggggcgatgagtccgtgctttccgagctgcgatccaaaagaaggaatgcaaagatctacgagaagatctctaaagacatggcagagagaggatacagccgggatgcaacgcagtgccgcgtgaaaatcaaggagctgagacaaggctaccagaagaccaaagaggcaaacggatgctccggatcccatccccagacatcccgtttctacgaggcactgcattccatcctcggtgctgccgccaccactaccccaccagtgaccgtggactctgaggatgggatactgtccacggccggttcctcagacatgttaggggacggggaagatgaggaaggagatgaggagggcgaggcagttggcagatctcacaacgctgatttccccgacagccaggatctcttcatcacccttacagagatcccctacgaagcgtccccagccattaccccggacacagaatctggtgaaggatcagcca ccccgtctgcgactgtctcacaacctagcctggaatcacactcccagaggctagcgcggattaggcgtaggaagaagaggacacgggaggacatgttctctgagcttatggcctcttcccaagcccaggcagcacagcagacccagtggcgggagaacttgacccgaatgcaccaagccaacatggatcgggaggagaggtggcggcaggaagaccagcaggcgactcaaacgctgcttggactactgagggagcaaacggacacgctccggcgccttgtggatgttctgcaggaacggaggcaggaggacagagccccgctgcagtccatctctaaccgccctcccccgccaccaagtcccatacccacctcacccaaagtgcaaagaaggagaggcggcagagtccctgctaactctcactccacccctgcagagagctctagtagcagaaggctctcatttcccaaaatttga